Proteins encoded by one window of Streptococcus suis S735:
- the gltX gene encoding glutamate--tRNA ligase, giving the protein MTKPIRVRYAPSPTGLLHIGNARTALFNYLFARHHGGTFLIRIEDTDRKRHVEDGERSQLENLRWLGIDWDESPETHENYRQSERLDIYQKYVDQLLAEGKAYKSYVTEEELAAERERQEAAGETPRYINEYLGMSEDEKTAYIAEREAAGIVPTVRLAVNEAGIYKWNDMVKGEIEFEGGNIGGDWVIQKRDGYPTYNFAVVIDDYLMKISHVIRGDDHIANTPKQLMVYEALGWEAPEFGHMTLIINSETGKKLSKRDTNTLQFIEDYRRKGYMPEAVFNFIGLLGWNPGGEEEIFSREQFIQLFDENRLSKSPAAFDQKKMDWMSNEYIKNADLETIFNLAKPFLEEAGRLTDKAEKLVELYKPQMSSADEIVGLTDLFFSDFPELTAEEKEVMAGETVPTVLNALKEKLEAMTDEDFQPDNIFPQIKAVQKETGIKGKNLFMPIRIAVSGEMHGPELPNTIYLLGREKSIQHIDNMLKSL; this is encoded by the coding sequence ATGACTAAACCAATTCGTGTGCGTTACGCACCAAGTCCAACGGGACTTTTGCATATCGGAAATGCCCGTACAGCATTGTTTAACTATCTTTTTGCCCGTCATCATGGCGGTACTTTCCTCATTCGTATCGAGGATACAGACCGCAAGCGCCATGTGGAAGACGGCGAGCGTTCTCAACTTGAAAACCTGCGTTGGTTGGGTATTGACTGGGATGAGAGTCCAGAAACCCATGAGAACTACCGTCAGTCTGAGCGTTTGGATATTTACCAAAAGTATGTTGATCAGCTCTTGGCAGAAGGCAAGGCCTACAAGTCTTATGTGACCGAAGAAGAGTTGGCGGCGGAGCGTGAGCGTCAGGAAGCTGCGGGCGAAACACCTCGCTACATCAACGAATACCTTGGTATGTCTGAGGATGAAAAAACTGCCTACATCGCAGAGCGTGAGGCGGCTGGCATTGTCCCAACGGTCCGCTTGGCTGTCAACGAAGCTGGTATCTACAAGTGGAACGACATGGTTAAGGGTGAGATCGAGTTTGAAGGTGGCAACATCGGTGGTGACTGGGTTATCCAGAAACGTGACGGCTACCCAACCTACAACTTTGCCGTGGTCATTGATGATTATCTCATGAAAATCTCGCACGTTATCCGTGGGGATGACCACATTGCCAACACACCCAAGCAGCTCATGGTCTATGAAGCACTTGGTTGGGAAGCGCCAGAATTTGGTCACATGACGCTTATTATCAATTCTGAAACAGGTAAAAAGTTGTCTAAACGTGATACTAACACCCTTCAGTTCATCGAAGATTACCGCCGTAAAGGTTACATGCCTGAGGCTGTCTTCAACTTTATCGGTCTTTTGGGTTGGAACCCGGGTGGTGAAGAGGAAATCTTCTCTCGTGAGCAATTTATCCAACTCTTCGATGAGAACCGTCTCAGCAAGTCACCCGCTGCCTTTGACCAGAAGAAAATGGACTGGATGAGCAATGAGTACATCAAAAATGCTGATTTAGAAACTATTTTCAACCTTGCTAAGCCATTCTTGGAAGAAGCGGGGCGTTTGACAGACAAGGCAGAAAAATTGGTGGAACTTTACAAGCCACAGATGTCATCTGCGGATGAAATCGTTGGTTTGACAGACCTTTTCTTCTCTGATTTCCCAGAATTGACTGCGGAAGAAAAAGAAGTCATGGCAGGCGAAACGGTTCCAACTGTTCTCAACGCCCTCAAGGAAAAATTGGAAGCCATGACGGACGAAGATTTCCAACCAGATAACATCTTCCCACAAATCAAGGCTGTTCAAAAAGAAACAGGCATCAAGGGCAAAAACCTCTTCATGCCAATCCGTATCGCTGTTTCAGGCGAAATGCATGGACCTGAGTTGCCAAATACTATTTACCTGCTCGGCCGTGAAAAATCCATCCAGCATATTGACAATATGTTGAAGAGTTTGTAA
- a CDS encoding MFS transporter, which yields MKKILKNATYLWVLTADMLSNFGDVVYYLALMNYVLLVPNSRLALAIVTFSEIFPSFMGLFTGYLADKTVNKISTIKLTLLFRVLLYLILGFCMGFEPALWIVVVAASFNVFADFAGFYENGLYTPLGLRVAPKEEREQYSAFRQTVTSLLNIAFQALSALLVGLLSYQNLAFLNAGTFLASLLIMQLLTPAFRKLLTEQPLKIAEQPNQTEPKTKGPGILASFKQAIVELRKIPEFRLVLITNPLINACGAILYPILVLLISEDPGLVFLNVETTLALTILIFFIGHILGSTLVFTLFKNTSMVTLEVAATFSLLGVFVGMLLHQLPIIFFFLTTMGISSGASGPKFNAKFVNSMPEEQLATIGGAVSTYFMLGQAFTRLLVSGLVLILTVNQISGLFLAATGLLVLYVFYWLARNQKTPQNQSV from the coding sequence ATGAAAAAGATTTTGAAAAATGCTACTTACCTATGGGTACTGACTGCGGATATGTTGTCCAATTTTGGCGATGTGGTCTATTATCTGGCATTGATGAACTATGTTTTACTGGTGCCCAACAGTCGTCTGGCTCTGGCGATCGTGACCTTCTCGGAAATCTTCCCTAGCTTTATGGGGCTCTTTACGGGCTATCTAGCAGACAAGACGGTCAATAAAATCAGCACCATCAAGCTGACCTTACTCTTTCGTGTCCTTCTCTACCTCATCCTCGGATTCTGCATGGGCTTTGAGCCAGCCCTCTGGATTGTCGTAGTGGCAGCTAGCTTCAATGTCTTTGCAGACTTCGCTGGCTTCTATGAAAACGGCCTCTATACACCTCTGGGATTACGCGTAGCGCCCAAAGAAGAGCGGGAGCAGTACTCGGCCTTTCGCCAGACCGTGACCAGCCTCCTCAACATCGCCTTTCAGGCCCTCTCTGCCCTCTTGGTCGGCCTCCTCTCCTACCAAAACCTGGCCTTTCTCAACGCCGGCACCTTTTTAGCCTCCCTTCTCATCATGCAGCTGCTGACGCCAGCCTTTCGCAAACTCCTGACGGAGCAGCCTTTGAAAATAGCGGAGCAGCCGAACCAGACTGAGCCAAAAACCAAGGGACCAGGCATTCTAGCTTCTTTCAAGCAAGCAATCGTGGAGCTGCGCAAGATACCCGAGTTCCGCCTGGTCCTGATTACCAACCCTCTTATCAACGCCTGTGGAGCGATTCTCTATCCTATTCTGGTCCTGCTGATTAGCGAAGACCCAGGCCTCGTCTTCCTCAATGTTGAAACAACCCTTGCCCTGACCATTCTGATCTTCTTTATCGGACATATTCTGGGCTCGACCTTAGTCTTTACCCTTTTCAAAAATACCAGCATGGTGACGCTGGAAGTGGCAGCCACTTTCTCTCTTCTTGGCGTTTTTGTCGGAATGTTGCTTCATCAACTGCCAATTATTTTCTTCTTCCTTACTACAATGGGAATTAGTTCTGGAGCTAGTGGACCTAAGTTTAACGCTAAGTTTGTCAATTCTATGCCAGAGGAGCAGTTGGCGACCATTGGCGGAGCGGTATCAACCTATTTTATGCTAGGTCAAGCCTTTACTCGACTGTTGGTTTCGGGTTTGGTCTTAATCTTGACTGTCAATCAGATTAGCGGACTTTTCCTAGCTGCAACTGGTTTGTTAGTCCTCTATGTCTTCTACTGGCTGGCACGTAACCAAAAAACACCTCAAAATCAGTCTGTTTAG
- a CDS encoding LiaF transmembrane domain-containing protein, with translation MKRLLIGAAVIGLAVLVLLRESLGLHLAMPFWTTVWFVLTFVTGFHRLVKLDWLASIFCFGLAFIAANSVYEWVEFGTWNMFLSLVLLCLGLKLIFKPRKRRLAHGVVTGVIGDKGRDTAFGSSTRYIHEENFIHDSVDVAFGSSTVYFDQAVILGNKADFHIDAAFSNITLYLPADWQAVVELDSAMSTTNNYASEPKEKILLVTGDMAFSTLNIYSM, from the coding sequence ATGAAACGTTTATTAATTGGAGCTGCAGTTATAGGACTGGCGGTTTTGGTCTTGTTGAGGGAGTCATTGGGTTTGCATTTGGCAATGCCCTTTTGGACCACTGTCTGGTTTGTATTAACCTTTGTGACAGGTTTTCACCGCTTGGTAAAGTTGGATTGGCTTGCCAGTATCTTTTGTTTCGGCCTAGCTTTTATAGCTGCCAACTCTGTCTATGAATGGGTGGAGTTTGGGACTTGGAACATGTTTCTGTCGCTTGTCTTACTCTGTCTTGGCTTGAAACTAATTTTTAAACCAAGGAAGCGCAGACTGGCTCATGGAGTTGTCACAGGGGTGATTGGCGATAAGGGACGCGATACAGCTTTTGGTTCCTCGACTCGATACATCCATGAGGAAAATTTTATCCATGATAGTGTGGATGTAGCCTTTGGATCTAGTACAGTCTATTTTGATCAGGCGGTGATTCTGGGTAATAAGGCAGATTTTCATATCGATGCGGCCTTCTCAAATATCACACTCTATCTGCCTGCTGACTGGCAAGCGGTTGTAGAGTTGGATAGCGCCATGTCAACAACTAACAACTACGCATCTGAGCCAAAAGAAAAGATTCTCTTGGTGACGGGTGATATGGCATTTTCTACATTAAATATTTACTCTATGTAA
- a CDS encoding LytTR family DNA-binding domain-containing protein, whose protein sequence is MKVRIEFDDSLDQVEVVIRTSQLGPEIEQIQQALQQVSRPSLVFYKGSSEYFLSLGDILFFETDGTKIFAHTGDDAYEVKMKLYELEEHLPIYFCRVAKSTIVNSKLVYSLNKSFSGTSRISFYKTHKEVHVSRHYYHLLKEKLQEMR, encoded by the coding sequence ATGAAAGTTAGGATTGAATTTGATGACAGCTTAGATCAGGTTGAAGTTGTTATCCGAACCAGCCAGCTGGGACCAGAGATTGAACAGATTCAGCAAGCTTTGCAACAAGTTAGTCGTCCCTCGCTTGTTTTTTACAAGGGGAGCAGCGAGTATTTTCTTTCATTGGGGGACATACTTTTCTTTGAAACGGATGGAACCAAGATTTTTGCTCATACAGGCGATGATGCCTACGAGGTTAAGATGAAACTCTATGAACTTGAGGAGCATTTGCCCATCTACTTTTGTAGGGTAGCTAAGTCAACCATTGTCAATAGCAAGTTAGTCTATTCGCTAAATAAGTCCTTCTCGGGCACCAGTCGGATTTCCTTCTATAAGACTCACAAGGAAGTCCACGTGTCGCGGCATTATTATCATTTATTAAAAGAAAAGTTACAGGAAATGAGGTAG
- a CDS encoding TIGR00266 family protein — MSDNRMKYTIDSNMQFPLVEIALEAGESAYIQQGSMVYHTPSVTLNTKLNARGGSGFGKLMGAIGRSMVSGESMFITQAISNSDDGKIALAPSTPGQVIALELGAEQYRLNDGAFLALDGSAQYKMERQSVGKAFFGGQGGLFVMTTEGHGTLLANAFGSIKKLTLDGGSITIDNAHVVAWSRDLDYNIHMENGFLQSIGTGEGIVNTFTGYGEIYVQSLNIETFAQVIGNHIVGAGGDGGGGSTSLLDAIF, encoded by the coding sequence ATGTCAGACAATCGGATGAAATATACTATCGATAGTAATATGCAGTTTCCTTTGGTGGAAATCGCCTTGGAAGCTGGTGAATCAGCTTATATTCAACAGGGGAGCATGGTCTACCATACGCCGAGTGTGACCTTGAATACCAAGCTCAATGCGCGTGGTGGTTCAGGTTTTGGTAAATTGATGGGGGCCATCGGTCGGTCAATGGTATCAGGCGAATCTATGTTTATCACGCAAGCCATTTCCAATAGTGACGATGGAAAAATTGCACTTGCGCCTTCAACGCCAGGTCAGGTTATTGCCTTGGAACTTGGTGCAGAGCAATATCGACTAAATGATGGTGCCTTCCTTGCCCTTGACGGTTCTGCCCAGTATAAAATGGAACGCCAGAGTGTTGGGAAAGCTTTCTTTGGTGGTCAGGGTGGACTCTTTGTGATGACTACAGAGGGCCATGGCACACTTTTGGCGAATGCGTTTGGTTCTATTAAGAAGCTAACTTTGGATGGTGGAAGTATCACCATTGACAATGCTCATGTGGTTGCTTGGAGTCGTGATTTGGACTACAATATCCATATGGAAAATGGTTTCCTCCAATCTATCGGTACAGGTGAAGGAATCGTTAATACCTTTACTGGTTATGGAGAAATCTATGTACAGAGTTTGAACATTGAGACCTTTGCTCAGGTCATTGGCAATCATATTGTCGGTGCAGGTGGTGATGGTGGTGGTGGAAGCACATCGTTGCTGGATGCGATTTTTTAA
- a CDS encoding beta-class carbonic anhydrase, whose translation MSYFQNFMKANKAYVDLHGDYHLPLRPKTKVAIVTCMDSRLHVAQALGLALGDAHILRNAGGRVTEDMIRSLVISQQQLGTWEIVVLHHTDCGAQTFTNEEFAVQLKRDLGVDVAGQDFLPFTDIEESVREDIALLKQSPLIPDDVEISGAVYDVDTGRITEVI comes from the coding sequence ATGTCTTATTTTCAAAACTTTATGAAGGCCAACAAGGCCTATGTTGACCTGCATGGTGATTACCATTTGCCTCTTCGTCCAAAGACCAAGGTGGCTATCGTGACCTGTATGGACTCACGGCTTCACGTGGCGCAGGCCTTAGGCTTGGCTCTGGGGGATGCTCACATTCTGCGGAATGCGGGTGGGCGCGTGACAGAAGACATGATTCGCTCGCTAGTCATTTCCCAGCAGCAGCTCGGTACATGGGAAATCGTTGTCCTCCACCATACAGACTGCGGTGCACAGACCTTTACCAATGAAGAATTTGCAGTCCAACTCAAGCGAGATTTGGGAGTGGATGTGGCTGGTCAGGACTTTCTTCCTTTTACAGACATTGAAGAAAGCGTGCGGGAGGATATTGCTCTCTTGAAACAATCTCCGCTCATACCTGACGACGTTGAAATTTCTGGTGCGGTTTATGATGTGGATACGGGTCGTATAACAGAAGTTATATAG
- the radA gene encoding DNA repair protein RadA, which yields MTIAKKKTTFVCQSCEYHSPKYLGRCPNCGSWSSFVEEVEVAEVKNERVSLTGEKTRPMKLNEVSSIQVARTKTNMEEFNRVLGGGVVPGSLVLIGGDPGIGKSTLLLQVSTQLSTIGTVLYVSGEESAQQIKLRAERLGDIDSEFYLYAETNMQSIRTEIEKIKPDFLIIDSIQTIMSPDISSVQGSVSQVREVTNELMQIAKTNNIATFIVGHMTKEGTLAGPRTLEHMVDTVLYFEGERQHTFRILRAVKNRFGSTNEIGIFEMQSQGLVEVLNPSEVFLEERLDGATGSAIVVTMEGTRPILAEVQALVTPTMFGNAKRTTTGLDFNRASLIMAVLEKRAGLLLQNQDAYLKSAGGVKLDEPAIDLAVAVALASSYKDKPTNPQECFMGEIGLTGEIRRVNRIEQRINEAAKLGFTKVYAPKNSLTGIKVPKEITVIGVTTIGEVLQKVFN from the coding sequence ATGACCATCGCTAAGAAAAAAACAACCTTTGTCTGTCAATCCTGCGAGTACCACTCGCCCAAGTACCTGGGTCGTTGCCCCAACTGTGGCTCCTGGTCTAGCTTTGTCGAGGAAGTGGAAGTCGCTGAAGTCAAGAACGAGCGGGTCAGCCTGACAGGTGAGAAGACCCGTCCCATGAAACTCAATGAAGTGTCATCCATTCAAGTGGCTCGCACTAAGACTAACATGGAGGAGTTCAACCGCGTCCTCGGTGGCGGTGTGGTACCGGGGAGTCTAGTTCTCATTGGCGGCGATCCAGGGATTGGCAAGTCCACCTTGCTCCTGCAAGTATCCACTCAGCTGTCTACCATTGGCACCGTCCTCTATGTGTCGGGGGAAGAGTCTGCCCAGCAGATTAAGTTGCGAGCGGAACGCTTGGGCGACATTGACAGCGAGTTCTATCTCTATGCAGAGACCAATATGCAGAGCATTCGGACCGAGATTGAGAAAATCAAGCCAGATTTCCTGATTATCGACTCTATCCAGACCATTATGAGTCCTGACATCTCCAGCGTGCAAGGCTCTGTCAGTCAGGTACGTGAAGTGACCAATGAGCTCATGCAGATTGCCAAGACCAACAATATCGCAACCTTTATCGTCGGCCACATGACCAAGGAAGGAACCTTGGCTGGACCGCGGACCTTGGAGCACATGGTAGACACCGTTCTCTATTTTGAAGGCGAGCGGCAGCACACCTTCCGTATCTTGCGGGCGGTCAAAAATCGCTTCGGCTCCACCAATGAAATCGGCATTTTTGAAATGCAGTCGCAGGGCTTGGTCGAAGTCCTCAATCCAAGTGAGGTCTTTCTGGAAGAGCGTCTGGACGGAGCGACTGGCTCGGCTATTGTCGTGACCATGGAGGGTACCCGCCCAATCCTTGCGGAAGTGCAGGCTCTGGTGACGCCGACTATGTTTGGCAATGCCAAGCGGACCACGACAGGACTGGATTTCAACCGTGCTAGCTTGATTATGGCGGTTTTGGAAAAACGGGCAGGCCTGCTGCTCCAAAACCAAGACGCCTACCTCAAATCAGCAGGCGGTGTCAAACTGGATGAGCCAGCTATTGACCTGGCAGTCGCAGTTGCCCTTGCTTCCAGTTACAAGGACAAGCCAACCAACCCACAAGAGTGCTTTATGGGCGAAATCGGTCTGACAGGGGAAATCCGCCGCGTCAATCGTATTGAACAACGGATTAACGAAGCCGCCAAATTGGGCTTTACCAAGGTTTATGCCCCCAAAAATTCCCTGACAGGTATCAAGGTGCCCAAGGAAATCACCGTTATCGGCGTGACCACCATTGGCGAAGTCTTGCAGAAAGTATTCAACTGA
- a CDS encoding histidine phosphatase family protein yields MQILFVRHSEPDYSMFDQHDNPRLYAGFGRDLAPLTEKGRTLAQEIASNPIFSQAQVVVASSVTRALETATYIAHAQQLPLMVEPFFHEWRPDMTGQNASQDEAVLAHRLFLENSGAVPESSPVRYETAAEMRERFLQALGKYKAYDRIVIVCHGMLIRQFVPKETIAYCEILEYTL; encoded by the coding sequence ATGCAGATTCTCTTTGTGCGGCATTCCGAACCCGACTACAGTATGTTTGACCAGCATGATAATCCTCGGCTGTATGCAGGTTTTGGACGGGATTTGGCTCCTTTAACTGAAAAGGGGCGGACTTTAGCTCAGGAAATTGCTAGTAATCCTATCTTTTCCCAAGCTCAAGTAGTCGTCGCTTCAAGCGTCACACGGGCCTTGGAAACTGCGACCTACATTGCTCATGCCCAGCAACTACCTCTTATGGTCGAGCCCTTTTTTCATGAATGGCGACCAGATATGACGGGGCAAAATGCCAGTCAAGACGAGGCTGTCTTAGCTCATCGATTATTTTTGGAAAATAGCGGAGCGGTGCCTGAGTCTTCACCTGTTCGCTATGAGACTGCTGCGGAGATGAGAGAGCGATTTTTACAGGCCCTTGGAAAATACAAAGCCTATGACCGAATCGTTATCGTCTGTCACGGTATGCTGATACGCCAGTTTGTTCCCAAAGAAACTATAGCCTACTGCGAAATCCTAGAATACACTCTATAG
- a CDS encoding dUTP diphosphatase, whose product MKIRGFELVSQFTDENLLPKRETAHAAGYDLKAAETVSLEPGEIKLVPTGVKAYMQANEVLYLYDRSSNPRKKGLVLINSVGVIDGDYYGNPANEGHIFAQMRNITEETVVVEAGERIVQAVFAPFLLADGDQADGVRTGGFGSTGK is encoded by the coding sequence ATGAAAATCCGTGGATTCGAACTGGTCAGCCAGTTTACTGATGAAAACTTATTGCCAAAACGTGAGACCGCTCATGCAGCAGGTTATGACCTGAAAGCTGCAGAAACTGTCAGCTTGGAGCCAGGCGAGATTAAGCTGGTGCCGACAGGTGTAAAGGCCTATATGCAGGCAAACGAAGTCCTCTATCTCTACGACCGCTCGTCCAATCCTCGCAAGAAGGGTCTGGTCCTGATTAACTCGGTTGGGGTTATCGACGGGGACTACTACGGCAATCCAGCCAACGAAGGCCACATCTTTGCCCAGATGCGAAACATCACAGAGGAAACCGTCGTGGTGGAAGCTGGTGAGCGGATTGTGCAGGCTGTTTTTGCCCCCTTCCTCTTGGCTGACGGTGATCAGGCCGACGGCGTTCGGACGGGCGGATTTGGATCGACAGGGAAATAG
- a CDS encoding ABC transporter ATP-binding protein, with protein sequence MKTLRFFWFYFKRYKLSFAVIFLAIVAATYLQVKTPVFLGNAIAEMGKIGQAYFMANQAGQADFQPDMADFNGVMLNLFFAYAATVVASLIYTLLFTRIVAHSTNRMRKGLFGKLERLTVAFFDSHKDGDILSRFTSDLDNIQNAFNQSLTQVVTNIALYVGMVIMMFRQDTRLALVTIASTPVALIALVVIIRLSRKYTDKQQAAVSKLNAYMDEKISGQKAIIVQGVQEETIDGFLELNEEVRRTTFKGRLFGGILFPFMNGMSLVNTAIVIFAGSSIVLNDSSLETAAALGLVVTFVQYSQQYYQPIMQVAASWAELQLAFTGAHRIQEMFDEPEEVRPQNAPLFTELKEGVEIKDIDFGYLPGQKVLDKVSISAPKGKMVAVVGPTGSGKTTIMNLINRFYDVNGGSVAFDGRDIREYDLDSLRNKVGIVLQESVLFSGTIADNIRFGDESISQEMVETAARATHIHDFIMSLPEGYETFVTDDENVFSTGQKQLISIARTLLTDPQVLILDEATSNVDTVTEAKIQKAMEAIIAGRTSFVIAHRLKTILNADEIIVLKDGKVIEQGNHSQLLKLNGFYAELYHNQFVFE encoded by the coding sequence ATGAAGACGTTACGTTTTTTCTGGTTTTATTTTAAACGCTATAAACTGTCCTTTGCTGTGATTTTTCTAGCCATTGTGGCAGCGACCTACCTGCAGGTTAAGACACCTGTTTTCCTTGGAAATGCCATTGCGGAGATGGGGAAAATCGGGCAGGCTTACTTTATGGCCAATCAAGCTGGTCAGGCTGACTTTCAGCCAGACATGGCTGATTTTAACGGGGTTATGCTCAATCTTTTCTTTGCCTATGCGGCGACGGTTGTGGCTTCCTTGATTTACACTCTCCTCTTCACGCGTATCGTGGCTCATTCGACCAACCGTATGCGTAAGGGCTTGTTTGGCAAACTGGAACGCTTGACAGTTGCCTTCTTTGATAGCCACAAGGACGGGGATATACTTTCTCGCTTTACCAGTGATTTGGACAATATCCAAAACGCTTTCAACCAGTCCTTGACCCAAGTGGTGACCAACATCGCTCTTTATGTTGGTATGGTCATCATGATGTTCCGTCAGGATACTCGCTTGGCCTTGGTGACCATTGCTTCTACGCCAGTTGCCTTGATTGCCTTGGTCGTTATCATCCGCCTATCACGGAAATATACGGATAAGCAACAGGCTGCGGTGTCTAAACTCAATGCCTACATGGACGAGAAAATTTCTGGACAAAAAGCGATTATTGTACAAGGTGTGCAGGAAGAGACAATTGATGGTTTCTTGGAGCTCAATGAAGAAGTTCGTCGCACAACTTTCAAGGGACGCTTGTTTGGTGGGATTCTCTTCCCATTTATGAATGGTATGAGTTTGGTCAATACGGCCATTGTTATCTTTGCAGGTTCCAGCATTGTTCTCAATGACAGCTCACTGGAAACAGCTGCCGCACTTGGTCTGGTGGTGACTTTTGTTCAATACTCGCAACAGTATTACCAGCCAATCATGCAGGTTGCTGCCAGCTGGGCAGAATTGCAGCTAGCTTTCACAGGAGCTCATCGTATTCAGGAAATGTTTGATGAGCCTGAGGAAGTTCGTCCTCAAAACGCTCCGCTATTTACCGAATTAAAAGAAGGTGTTGAAATTAAGGACATCGACTTTGGCTACTTGCCAGGTCAGAAGGTCTTGGACAAGGTGTCTATCTCTGCTCCTAAGGGTAAGATGGTGGCGGTCGTTGGTCCGACGGGATCTGGTAAGACTACCATTATGAACTTGATTAACCGCTTCTACGATGTCAATGGTGGTAGTGTGGCCTTTGATGGTCGCGATATTCGGGAATATGATTTGGATAGCTTGCGGAATAAGGTCGGTATCGTCTTGCAGGAGTCGGTGTTATTCTCGGGTACTATTGCGGACAATATTCGCTTTGGTGATGAAAGCATTTCGCAGGAAATGGTGGAAACCGCAGCTCGTGCCACCCATATCCACGACTTCATCATGAGCTTGCCAGAGGGCTATGAAACCTTTGTGACCGATGATGAGAATGTCTTCTCAACAGGTCAGAAACAGTTGATTTCCATTGCCCGTACGCTTTTGACAGACCCACAAGTCTTGATTTTGGACGAAGCAACCTCAAACGTTGATACCGTAACGGAGGCCAAAATTCAAAAGGCTATGGAGGCCATTATCGCAGGACGGACTAGCTTCGTCATTGCCCACCGCCTCAAAACCATTCTCAATGCGGATGAAATCATCGTCCTCAAGGATGGAAAGGTTATCGAGCAAGGCAACCACAGCCAACTTCTCAAACTAAATGGCTTCTACGCCGAACTTTACCACAACCAGTTTGTGTTTGAATAA